The Thermomicrobiales bacterium genomic sequence AACGACGCCCAGTCGCTGACTGAGACAGGCGGCATCGAGCTGCGGCTGGTCGGAGCATTCGACCGCGGGCCGCACAAGGCCGAGCGCGCCAGCATTGACCCGTCGCTGGTAACAACCGATGCACAGGCGTTGATTGACGATCCGGCTGTCAATGTCGTCGTTGAGGTCCTCGGGCGCGAGCAGCCGGCCGCCGACCTGATGGTCCGCGCGTTGGCAACCGGCCGGCACGTCGTGACAGCCAACAAGGAAGCGGTGTCGAAGCAACTGCCGGCCATCCTCTCTGCTGCGCGCGACGGCGACGCTGGATTCCTGTGCGAAGCGTGTGTCGGTGGCGGCATCCCGCTCTTCGCGGCGCTGCGGCAGGTCATGGCCAGCAACAGCGTTGAGCGCGTTCGCGGCATCATCAACGGAACGACGAACTTCATCCTCTCCGCCATGGATGCCGATGGTGCGGACTACGCGGACGTGCTGGCCGAAGCGCAGCGACTCGGTTATGCCGAGGCCGATCCGACCGGCGATGTCGAGGGCTTTGACGCCGCCTACAAGCTGGCGATCCTCG encodes the following:
- a CDS encoding homoserine dehydrogenase, producing the protein MSEHSSVVGVAILGLGTIGSAVADTIANDAQSLTETGGIELRLVGAFDRGPHKAERASIDPSLVTTDAQALIDDPAVNVVVEVLGREQPAADLMVRALATGRHVVTANKEAVSKQLPAILSAARDGDAGFLCEACVGGGIPLFAALRQVMASNSVERVRGIINGTTNFILSAMDADGADYADVLAEAQRLGYAEADPTGDVEGFDAAYKLAILASLMLGRHVHPDEIDRTGISGVTAADIADAKSRGGTIRLIASAERRGDDADLRVAPVFVPGDDLFSRVVRNYNAVEIVGNRVGPVLLHGQGAGPSPTSSAILSDIIEVAKIGSQATPKVG